The following are from one region of the Anguilla rostrata isolate EN2019 chromosome 7, ASM1855537v3, whole genome shotgun sequence genome:
- the LOC135259885 gene encoding neuronal cell adhesion molecule-like isoform X8, giving the protein MNRKRKYELLGGPALVLVLGHMISALEVPLDLPQPPTITHQSPKDYIIDPRENIVIHCEAKGKPHPSFSWTRNGTHFNIDKDPRVTMKSDSGTLVIDISRERAEVYEGVYQCIARNEHGTAVSNNIVIRQSRSPLWSKERNDPFVVQEGVSLILPCRPPAGLPPPIVFWMDNNFQRLPQSERVSQALNGDLYFSNVLTEDTRNDYICYARFPHTQTIQQKQPITVKVLNVDAINETMAALLNDTDFFGDSPVGERRPSFMLPPGSRSTKMVLRGEDLELECIAEGLPTPEISWSRENAELPSDRTSDHSFQKTLKIAEVTEADAGDYRCTASNVLDTVHHIITVIVKAAPYWRKAPKNLILAPRETGVLTCQAKGNPKPTVTWSMNGVPIENTPKDPSRTIDDDTITFSDAQTGSSAVYQCNVSNEYGYLLANAFVNVLNEPPRILTSLNQVYQVIRDTPALLDCASFGSPIPNITWFKEGENRVLSKDPYGLHENGTLEIHEAQPLNSGRYTCVATNDLGKKENHVYLEVKEPTRIVKQDEHKEVERSKNAVFECRVTHDPSLIPTVTWLKDSGELPDDERFVVDSDSLTITGVTEEDEGAYTCIMNTTLDQDSATAILTVVEATPPPPIVYERPDPPTDLELTDLQSRSVQLTWTPGDEHNSEIQSFLIQYEDALHQPDVWLNLTDVPGSKTTALLDLSPYAHYAFRVLALNKMGLSQPSARSQEYRTMGAAPDENPSGVEGVGTEHDNMVISWKPLTGLQSNGPELQYKVIWRLKDVDNDWSSVTVANVSKFVVSGTPTFVPYEIKVQAVNKFGSGPEPEVFLGYSGEDLPTVAPGNIRVQVQNSTLAEVHWDPVPPETVRGRLKGYRVHYWKERSLHKHHPHLEEQQVLTFSRNKTHGKLPGLHPYSLYTFNVRAFNGRGDGQHSTNQQFKTPEGVPGLPALLRVTNIHLDSVTLEWEPPFERNGLLTGYTLRYQPINSTSELGPLEEVTLLPNETSFTLQNLKPITRYKFYLHANTAQGPGPARTEEAISIMDEVPPAVPAFGNVSWSVRENGAVINWEYWGADKSVYVEYVVENSKEDWKREYVNGSQTYQIEGLKPGTSYRVRVVARDQSDAIVHSTEDLSITVPAMASRQVDIATQGWFIGLMCAIALLILVLLIVCFIKRNKGGKYPVKEKEDAHADPEIQPMKEDDGTFGEYSDTEDHKPLKGSRTPSNGTVKKDDSDDSLVDYGEGGDGQFNEDGSFIGQYSGKKEKDTAEGNESSEAPSPVNAMNSFV; this is encoded by the exons atgaacaggaagaggaagtacGAGCTGCTCGGGGGGCCCGCGCTCGTGCTGGTCCTGGGTCACATGATCTCAGCGCTGGAAGTGCCTCTTGACC TTCCCCAGCCACCGACTATAACTCACCAGTCGCCGAAAGACTACATCATCGACCCGCGAGAAAACATCGTCATCCACTGCGAGGCCAAAGGGAAGCCCCATCCCAG CTTTTCGTGGACCAGAAACGGGACGCACTTCAACATCGACAAGGACCCGCGGGTCACCATGAAGTCAGACTCGGGGACCCTGGTGATCGACATCAGCCGGGAGAGGGCGGAGGTGTACGAGGGGGTGTACCAGTGCATCGCCCGGAACGAGCACGGGACCGCCGTCTCCAACAACATCGTCATCCGCCAGTCCC GGTCCCCCTTGTGGTCAAAAGAGAGAAATGACCCATTCGTCGTGCAGGAGGGCGTGTCCCTGATTCTGCCATGTCGGCCCCCGGCCGGCCTTCCTCCGCCAATCGTATTCTGGATGGACAACA ATTTCCAGAGGCTTCCCCAAAGCGAGCGCGTGTCCCAGGCCTTGAACGGAGACCTGTACTTCTCCAACGTGCTGACGGAGGACACCCGCAACGACTACATCTGCTACGCCAGGTTCCCGCACACGCAGACCATACAGCAGAAGCAGCCCATCACCGTGAAGGTCCTCAACG TGGATGCAATCAATGAGACAATGGCAGCTTTATTGAATGACACTGATTTTTTTGGTG ACAGCCCAGTGGGGGAGCGGCGGCCATCTTTTATGCTCCCACCGGGGTCCAGGAGCACCAAGATGGTCCTGAGGGGCGAGGACCTGGAGCTGGAATGCATCGCCGAGGGCCT gccGACCCCAGAGATCTCCTGGAGCAGGGAGAACGCAGAGCTGCCTAGCGACAGGACCTCCGATCACAGCTTCCAGAAGACTCTGAAGATTGCCGAGGTGACGGAGGCGGACGCGGGGGACTACCGCTGCACGGCCAGCAATGTCCTGGACACTGTTCACCACATCATCACCGTCATCGTGAAAG CTGCCCCGTACTGGAGAAAAGCCCCCAAAAACCTGATTCTGGCACCCCGTGAGACGGGCGTTCTCACCTGCCAGGCCAAGGGGAACCCCAAGCCCACAGTCACCTGGTCCATGAACGGCGTGCCCATTGAGA ATACACCCAAAGACCCCAGCAGGACGATTGATGATGACACCATCACCTTCTCCGACGCCCAGACCGGATCCAGTGCAGTGTACCAGTGCAACGTCTCCAATGAATATGGATATTTGCTGGCCAACGCATTTGTCAATGTCCTCA ACGAACCTCCGAGGATCCTGACATCACTCAACCAAGTGTACCAGGTGATCCGTGACACCCCGGCCCTGCTGGATTGTGCTTCTTTTGGGTCTCCCATACCGAACATCACATG GTTTAAGGAGGGCGAGAATAGGGTCCTCTCCAAGGACCCGTACGGCCTGCACGAGAACGGAACGTTAGAGATCCACGAGGCTCAGCCCCTCAACAGTGGCCGGTACACCTGCGTGGCCACAAATGACCTGGGCAAGAAGGAGAACCACGTCTACCTGGAGGTCAAAG AGCCCACCCGTATCGTGAAGCAAGACGAGCACAAGGAGGTGGAGAGAAGCAAAAACGCGGTCTTCGAGTGCAGGGTGACCCACGACCCCTCCCTGATCCCCACCGTCACCTGGCTGAAGGACAGCGGAGAGCTGCCCGACGACGAGAG GTTTGTGGTGGACTCCGACAGCCTGACCATCACCGGGGTGACTGAGGAGGACGAGGGCGCGTACACCTGCATCATGAACACTACGCTGGACCAGGACTCCGCCACCGCCATCCTCACCGTCGTCG AGGCTACCCCACCTCCACCTATCGTCTACG AACGACCGGACCCGCCCACCGACCTGGAGCTGACGGACCTGCAGAGCCGAAGCGTCCAGCTCACCTGGACACCTGGAGACGAACACAACAGCGAAATCCAGA GCTTCCTCATCCAGTACGAGGACGCGCTTCACCAGCCCGACGTGTGGCTGAACCTCACCGACGTCCCGGGGTCCAAGACCACCgccctgctggacctgtcccCCTACGCGCACTACGCCTTCCGGGTCCTGGCGCTCAACAAGATGGGCCTGAGCCAGCCCAGCGCCCGGTCGCAGGAGTACAGGACCATGGGGGCAG CACCCGATGAAAACCCTTCTGGAGTGGAAGGTGTAGGAACCGAACACGACAACATGGTGATATCatggaag CCCCTGACAGGCCTGCAGTCCAACGGCCCCGAGCTGCAGTACAAAGTCATCTGGAGGCTGAAGGACGTGGACAACGACTGGTCCTCCGTGACGGTGGCCAACGTGTCCAAGTTCGTGGTCTCGGGGACGCCCACCTTCGTCCCGTACGAGATCAAGGTCCAGGCCGTGAACAAGTTCGGGAGCGGCCCGGAGCCGGAGGTGTTCCTGGGCTACTCTGGAGAGGACT TGCCCACGGTCGCCCCCGGCAACATCAGGGTCCAGGTGCAGAACAGCACGCTGGCGGAAGTGCACTGGGACCCCGTCCCTCCCGAAACGGTCCGGGGGCGACTGAAAGGCTACAGG GTGCACTACTGGAAGGAAAGGAGTCTGCACAAACACCACCCACacctggaggagcagcaggtCCTGACCTTcagcagaaataaaacccaCGGCAAGCTGCCCGGCCTCCACCCCTACAGCCTCTACACCTTCAACGTCCGGGCCTTCAACGGAAGAGGGGACGGGCAACACAGCACCAATCAGCAGTTCAAGACCCCCGAGGGAG TGCCCGGACTCCCGGCTCTCCTGAGGGTTACCAACATCCACCTGGACTCTGTGACTCTGGAGTGGGAGCCTCCATTCGAGCGCAATGGGCTCCTGACGGGATACACACTCAGATACCAGCCCA TCAACAGCACCAGCGAGCTTGGGCCGCTGGAGGAAGTGACTCTCCTGCCCAACGAGACTTCCTTCACTCTGCAGAATCTGAAGCCCATCACCCGCTACAAGTTTTACCTCCACGCAAACACGGCACAAGGCCCGGGACCTGCCAGGACAGAAGAAGCGATTTCCATTATGGATGAGG TGCCTCCCGCCGTTCCGGCTTTTGGGAATGTTAGCTGGTCCGTCAGGGAGAACGGAGCCGTTATCAATTGGGAATACTGGGGAGCCGATAAGAGCGTTTATGTTGAATATGTCGTAGAAAACA GTAAAGAAGATTGGAAAAGAGAGTATGTTAATGGCTCCCAGACGTATCAGATAGAAGGCTTAAAGCCGGGAACTTCGTATAGAGTGCGAGTTGTCGCTAGAGATCAGTCCGACGCGATCGTGCACAGTACAGAGGATTTATCGATTACGGTTCCAG CCATGGCGAGCCGGCAGGTGGACATCGCCACGCAGGGCTGGTTCATCGGCCTAATGTGTGCCATCGCCCTGCTCATCCTGGTGCTGCTCATCGTCTGCTTCATCAAGAGGAACAAGGGGGGCAAGTACCCGG tgaaagaaaaagaggacgCTCACGCAGATCCCGAAATCCAGCCAATGAAGGAGGACGACGGAACCTTCGGGGAGTACAG CGACACCGAGGACCATAAGCCCCTGAAAGGGAGCCGCACGCCATCCAACGGGACGGTAAAGAAAGACGACAGTGACGACAGTTTAGTTGACTACGGGGAAGGCGGAGACGGGCAGTTCAACGAGGACGGATCGTTTATCGGACAGTACAGcgggaagaaggagaaggacacCGCCGAGGGGAACGAGAGCTCGGAGGCGCCCTCCCCCGTTAACGCCATGAACTCATTCGTGTAA
- the LOC135259885 gene encoding neuronal cell adhesion molecule-like isoform X3, with product MNRKRKYELLGGPALVLVLGHMISALEVPLDLPQPPTITHQSPKDYIIDPRENIVIHCEAKGKPHPSFSWTRNGTHFNIDKDPRVTMKSDSGTLVIDISRERAEVYEGVYQCIARNEHGTAVSNNIVIRQSRSPLWSKERNDPFVVQEGVSLILPCRPPAGLPPPIVFWMDNNFQRLPQSERVSQALNGDLYFSNVLTEDTRNDYICYARFPHTQTIQQKQPITVKVLNVDAINETMAALLNDTDFFGDSPVGERRPSFMLPPGSRSTKMVLRGEDLELECIAEGLPTPEISWSRENAELPSDRTSDHSFQKTLKIAEVTEADAGDYRCTASNVLDTVHHIITVIVKAAPYWRKAPKNLILAPRETGVLTCQAKGNPKPTVTWSMNGVPIENTPKDPSRTIDDDTITFSDAQTGSSAVYQCNVSNEYGYLLANAFVNVLNEPPRILTSLNQVYQVIRDTPALLDCASFGSPIPNITWFKEGENRVLSKDPYGLHENGTLEIHEAQPLNSGRYTCVATNDLGKKENHVYLEVKEPTRIVKQDEHKEVERSKNAVFECRVTHDPSLIPTVTWLKDSGELPDDERFVVDSDSLTITGVTEEDEGAYTCIMNTTLDQDSATAILTVVERPDPPTDLELTDLQSRSVQLTWTPGDEHNSEIQSFLIQYEDALHQPDVWLNLTDVPGSKTTALLDLSPYAHYAFRVLALNKMGLSQPSARSQEYRTMGAAPDENPSGVEGVGTEHDNMVISWKPLTGLQSNGPELQYKVIWRLKDVDNDWSSVTVANVSKFVVSGTPTFVPYEIKVQAVNKFGSGPEPEVFLGYSGEDLPTVAPGNIRVQVQNSTLAEVHWDPVPPETVRGRLKGYRVHYWKERSLHKHHPHLEEQQVLTFSRNKTHGKLPGLHPYSLYTFNVRAFNGRGDGQHSTNQQFKTPEGVPGLPALLRVTNIHLDSVTLEWEPPFERNGLLTGYTLRYQPINSTSELGPLEEVTLLPNETSFTLQNLKPITRYKFYLHANTAQGPGPARTEEAISIMDEALMGKPAVEVGKGRTEPPHPISPITQSPRPTFRKVPPAVPAFGNVSWSVRENGAVINWEYWGADKSVYVEYVVENSKEDWKREYVNGSQTYQIEGLKPGTSYRVRVVARDQSDAIVHSTEDLSITVPAMASRQVDIATQGWFIGLMCAIALLILVLLIVCFIKRNKGGKYPVKEKEDAHADPEIQPMKEDDGTFGEYSDTEDHKPLKGSRTPSNGTVKKDDSDDSLVDYGEGGDGQFNEDGSFIGQYSGKKEKDTAEGNESSEAPSPVNAMNSFV from the exons atgaacaggaagaggaagtacGAGCTGCTCGGGGGGCCCGCGCTCGTGCTGGTCCTGGGTCACATGATCTCAGCGCTGGAAGTGCCTCTTGACC TTCCCCAGCCACCGACTATAACTCACCAGTCGCCGAAAGACTACATCATCGACCCGCGAGAAAACATCGTCATCCACTGCGAGGCCAAAGGGAAGCCCCATCCCAG CTTTTCGTGGACCAGAAACGGGACGCACTTCAACATCGACAAGGACCCGCGGGTCACCATGAAGTCAGACTCGGGGACCCTGGTGATCGACATCAGCCGGGAGAGGGCGGAGGTGTACGAGGGGGTGTACCAGTGCATCGCCCGGAACGAGCACGGGACCGCCGTCTCCAACAACATCGTCATCCGCCAGTCCC GGTCCCCCTTGTGGTCAAAAGAGAGAAATGACCCATTCGTCGTGCAGGAGGGCGTGTCCCTGATTCTGCCATGTCGGCCCCCGGCCGGCCTTCCTCCGCCAATCGTATTCTGGATGGACAACA ATTTCCAGAGGCTTCCCCAAAGCGAGCGCGTGTCCCAGGCCTTGAACGGAGACCTGTACTTCTCCAACGTGCTGACGGAGGACACCCGCAACGACTACATCTGCTACGCCAGGTTCCCGCACACGCAGACCATACAGCAGAAGCAGCCCATCACCGTGAAGGTCCTCAACG TGGATGCAATCAATGAGACAATGGCAGCTTTATTGAATGACACTGATTTTTTTGGTG ACAGCCCAGTGGGGGAGCGGCGGCCATCTTTTATGCTCCCACCGGGGTCCAGGAGCACCAAGATGGTCCTGAGGGGCGAGGACCTGGAGCTGGAATGCATCGCCGAGGGCCT gccGACCCCAGAGATCTCCTGGAGCAGGGAGAACGCAGAGCTGCCTAGCGACAGGACCTCCGATCACAGCTTCCAGAAGACTCTGAAGATTGCCGAGGTGACGGAGGCGGACGCGGGGGACTACCGCTGCACGGCCAGCAATGTCCTGGACACTGTTCACCACATCATCACCGTCATCGTGAAAG CTGCCCCGTACTGGAGAAAAGCCCCCAAAAACCTGATTCTGGCACCCCGTGAGACGGGCGTTCTCACCTGCCAGGCCAAGGGGAACCCCAAGCCCACAGTCACCTGGTCCATGAACGGCGTGCCCATTGAGA ATACACCCAAAGACCCCAGCAGGACGATTGATGATGACACCATCACCTTCTCCGACGCCCAGACCGGATCCAGTGCAGTGTACCAGTGCAACGTCTCCAATGAATATGGATATTTGCTGGCCAACGCATTTGTCAATGTCCTCA ACGAACCTCCGAGGATCCTGACATCACTCAACCAAGTGTACCAGGTGATCCGTGACACCCCGGCCCTGCTGGATTGTGCTTCTTTTGGGTCTCCCATACCGAACATCACATG GTTTAAGGAGGGCGAGAATAGGGTCCTCTCCAAGGACCCGTACGGCCTGCACGAGAACGGAACGTTAGAGATCCACGAGGCTCAGCCCCTCAACAGTGGCCGGTACACCTGCGTGGCCACAAATGACCTGGGCAAGAAGGAGAACCACGTCTACCTGGAGGTCAAAG AGCCCACCCGTATCGTGAAGCAAGACGAGCACAAGGAGGTGGAGAGAAGCAAAAACGCGGTCTTCGAGTGCAGGGTGACCCACGACCCCTCCCTGATCCCCACCGTCACCTGGCTGAAGGACAGCGGAGAGCTGCCCGACGACGAGAG GTTTGTGGTGGACTCCGACAGCCTGACCATCACCGGGGTGACTGAGGAGGACGAGGGCGCGTACACCTGCATCATGAACACTACGCTGGACCAGGACTCCGCCACCGCCATCCTCACCGTCGTCG AACGACCGGACCCGCCCACCGACCTGGAGCTGACGGACCTGCAGAGCCGAAGCGTCCAGCTCACCTGGACACCTGGAGACGAACACAACAGCGAAATCCAGA GCTTCCTCATCCAGTACGAGGACGCGCTTCACCAGCCCGACGTGTGGCTGAACCTCACCGACGTCCCGGGGTCCAAGACCACCgccctgctggacctgtcccCCTACGCGCACTACGCCTTCCGGGTCCTGGCGCTCAACAAGATGGGCCTGAGCCAGCCCAGCGCCCGGTCGCAGGAGTACAGGACCATGGGGGCAG CACCCGATGAAAACCCTTCTGGAGTGGAAGGTGTAGGAACCGAACACGACAACATGGTGATATCatggaag CCCCTGACAGGCCTGCAGTCCAACGGCCCCGAGCTGCAGTACAAAGTCATCTGGAGGCTGAAGGACGTGGACAACGACTGGTCCTCCGTGACGGTGGCCAACGTGTCCAAGTTCGTGGTCTCGGGGACGCCCACCTTCGTCCCGTACGAGATCAAGGTCCAGGCCGTGAACAAGTTCGGGAGCGGCCCGGAGCCGGAGGTGTTCCTGGGCTACTCTGGAGAGGACT TGCCCACGGTCGCCCCCGGCAACATCAGGGTCCAGGTGCAGAACAGCACGCTGGCGGAAGTGCACTGGGACCCCGTCCCTCCCGAAACGGTCCGGGGGCGACTGAAAGGCTACAGG GTGCACTACTGGAAGGAAAGGAGTCTGCACAAACACCACCCACacctggaggagcagcaggtCCTGACCTTcagcagaaataaaacccaCGGCAAGCTGCCCGGCCTCCACCCCTACAGCCTCTACACCTTCAACGTCCGGGCCTTCAACGGAAGAGGGGACGGGCAACACAGCACCAATCAGCAGTTCAAGACCCCCGAGGGAG TGCCCGGACTCCCGGCTCTCCTGAGGGTTACCAACATCCACCTGGACTCTGTGACTCTGGAGTGGGAGCCTCCATTCGAGCGCAATGGGCTCCTGACGGGATACACACTCAGATACCAGCCCA TCAACAGCACCAGCGAGCTTGGGCCGCTGGAGGAAGTGACTCTCCTGCCCAACGAGACTTCCTTCACTCTGCAGAATCTGAAGCCCATCACCCGCTACAAGTTTTACCTCCACGCAAACACGGCACAAGGCCCGGGACCTGCCAGGACAGAAGAAGCGATTTCCATTATGGATGAGG CTTTAATGGGAAAGCCCGCAGTAGAAGTGGGCAAAG GGCGTACAGAACCCCCTCATCCAATCTCACCAATCACACAGTCTCCGCGCCCTACATTTCGCAAGG TGCCTCCCGCCGTTCCGGCTTTTGGGAATGTTAGCTGGTCCGTCAGGGAGAACGGAGCCGTTATCAATTGGGAATACTGGGGAGCCGATAAGAGCGTTTATGTTGAATATGTCGTAGAAAACA GTAAAGAAGATTGGAAAAGAGAGTATGTTAATGGCTCCCAGACGTATCAGATAGAAGGCTTAAAGCCGGGAACTTCGTATAGAGTGCGAGTTGTCGCTAGAGATCAGTCCGACGCGATCGTGCACAGTACAGAGGATTTATCGATTACGGTTCCAG CCATGGCGAGCCGGCAGGTGGACATCGCCACGCAGGGCTGGTTCATCGGCCTAATGTGTGCCATCGCCCTGCTCATCCTGGTGCTGCTCATCGTCTGCTTCATCAAGAGGAACAAGGGGGGCAAGTACCCGG tgaaagaaaaagaggacgCTCACGCAGATCCCGAAATCCAGCCAATGAAGGAGGACGACGGAACCTTCGGGGAGTACAG CGACACCGAGGACCATAAGCCCCTGAAAGGGAGCCGCACGCCATCCAACGGGACGGTAAAGAAAGACGACAGTGACGACAGTTTAGTTGACTACGGGGAAGGCGGAGACGGGCAGTTCAACGAGGACGGATCGTTTATCGGACAGTACAGcgggaagaaggagaaggacacCGCCGAGGGGAACGAGAGCTCGGAGGCGCCCTCCCCCGTTAACGCCATGAACTCATTCGTGTAA